AATGTTTCCTGCCGAGTGAAGCTCAGTGCTTTCGACCGTCACAAACTGAACTTGCTGATGGATTGGATACAATATGTATGCAACATGGCGATGCCTGCCTGCCTGTTTGGCCAGGCTAGATGGAGGAAAAATGACTGAGACAGCCACCATGTCGATCAGCCAGCTGCACGAGTTGGTTGAAGCAATCTTTCGGCGGGCCGGGTTGAATGCGGTGCAGGCAGTTGCATTGACGAATGTCATTGTGGCTGGCGAGCGCGACGGCTGCAAATCTCACGGCATCTACCGCATCGAGGGCGCCTTGCGCACGGTGAAGGCGGGAAAAGCCAAGCCCGATGCCATCCCCACGATCGCCCCGCAGGCAAGTTCCGGTATCGTGACGGTTCAGGGGAATGGCGGGTTTGCTAATCCCGCGTTCGAGCTTGGCTTGCCGCTGGTTGCTCAGGCGGCGCACGCGTCGGGAATTGCGGCGTTGGTTGTCAACGATGTCGTCCACTTTTCTGCGCTCTGGTCGGAAATGGAAGCCCTGACCGGACAAGGCCTCGCGGCGATCGTCATGTGCCCCAGCTATGCCGCGGTTGCTCCGGCGGGCGGCAGCAAGCCACTGCTGGGGACCAACCCATTCGCCTTCGGCTGGCCGCGAGTGGACAAGCCGCCCTACGTTTTCGACTTCGCGACATCCTTGGTGGCTCGAGGTGAAATTGAACTTCATCGCCGCGCCGGCAAGCAGCTTCCCGAAGGCTGGGCAATCGATGCGCACGGCGCCCCGACCACCGATCCCGATGAAGCTCTCGCCGGCGCGATGTTGCCTTTTGGCGGCCATAAGGGCTCGGCTATAGGAACGATGATCGAACTGCTTGCCGGGGTCATGATCGGTGATCTGACAAGTCCGGAAGTGCTCGATTATCTCGGGACGACGACACTGTCACCAATGCATGGCGAGCTGATCATCGCCATGTCGCCGAAAGCGTTTTCGGCGGGTCGTCCGGGTGACCCGTTTGCGCGAGCAGAAGCGCTGTTCGAGGCAATAATCGGGGGTGGTGCACGGCTTCCCTCCGAACGCCGTTTCGTTGCGCGCGCAAAGTCTGAAAGGGAAGGGATCACCCTGACCTCGGCTGAATTGGAACAACTCAGCCGCCTTCATGACAAGGGCCTGGATGCCGTTTCCTGACGAGGTTTCAACGTGGCATGGGACGAGCAGGTCTCCCGGAAGGAGGACCTGTTCGTTGAAGGGCTAAGGGATCAGGGCTTGTATTTTTCGACCGCGCCCGGCAGTTTGCTCCATCCGGCATACCAGGTATCGAACAGCTTCAGCTGCTGCTCGACATAGCCGCGCTGGCTTTCGGAAAGTTCGTCGGTTTCGTTGAAATGCAAGGCATATTCCGCGTCACCCTTCAGCACCATCATATGCTTGAAATAAAGCACAAGGTCCGGACCTTCATCGAAGGACGAAAGCACGCCGAGCGCCGATTCCAGCTCGAGCGCACGCTGACGGGCATCCGGGTCGCCCTTGGCGGCAGCCTGCGAAAGATTGCACATATGGATGACTTCCTTGGGCAGGACGCAACCAATGCCGGTGATCGCGCCGACAGCACCGCAGTTCACAAACCCGTGGAAGACACAGGTATCGACGCCGATCATCAGCGACACGTCATCGTCGCGGCTGGTGATGTTTTCCGCAGCATAGCGCATGTCGGCTGCACCGCCGAATTCCTTGAAGCCGACGAGGTTCGCATGGTCTGCACGCAGGGCAAAAAACAGGTCGGCGCGGGTCGCGAAGCCATAATAAGGGCTGTTGTAGATGACGGCAGGAAGATCCGGCGCAGCCGCAAGGATGGCCTTGAAATGGTTTTTCTGGGCCGTGACGACGGTGCCGCGGGAGAGCACGCGGGGGATAACCATCAGTCCCTGTGCGCCTACCTTCTGAGCGTGCGCCGCATGGGCAACGGCTGAAGCGGTATTGACCGCTCCTGTGCCGACGATAACCGGAATACCGGCATTGACCAGGCGCTCGACGCCTTCCATGCGCTGCTGATCGGTCAGGAGGGGCCAATCGCCCATCGAGCCGCAATAGACGACCGCCGACATTCCTTCTGCGATGAGTTCTTTGCCCTTGCGGACCAGCCCATCATAGTCAGGGCTGCGGTCATCCTTGCAGGGTGTCATGAGAGCGGGAACGACGCCCGAAAAAATCTTAGCTTTCATCGTGAAAACTCCTCGGTGAGACGAAACGGAGACTGGTGGCGGATGCAGAGCGTCGCGCCTCGATGCAGATGAATATACATCTTTGTATTTTTTTTGTCGACAAGAAATTGCGAGCGTCGATGTTTTTTAAAGACTGATGTCGAACCGGTCTTTCCTGGCAAACAGCTTCTGAATCTGTTCAACAATTTGTTCCGCGTGCATGCGCGCCAGCCGGTCGGCGAGGTCCGCGTCCCGCGCTGCGATTGCAGCAATGATCTCTTCGTGTTCGTCGACGAATTGCTGCGGCAGCCGATCGCCATAGGACTGGTAGTACAGCCGGAGAATGCGTCGTCCATCATCGAGGATACGATTGAATACGGCGACGAAGTATGGATTGCGCCCGGCTTCTGCAATCGAAGAATGAAGGGCGGCGTTGCTCGCAATCATCGCCAGGGCGTCTTGGTTCGCGACGGCGGTTGCGAATTCTAATTGACGAGCCTTGATCTCCAGCAAATCTGCAGGACGATGATATTGCGCCGCGAGCTTCGTGGTGACGCGGTACATCAGCACCAAAGCGTCGAAGAAAGTATGCAGGTTGAGAAAGTCGATGTTGGATACCATCGTCGACCGATTGGGCAGCGTATCGATCAGACCTTCACCCGCAAGGCGGACCAGCGCCTCGCGGATTGGCGTGCGCGACATTTTGAAATGTTCGGCGAGCTGCACCTCGTCGATCGGGCTGCCGGGTGGCAAGACCAGGTCCAGAATGTCATTGCGCAGAAGTTCGTATACGGTTTTCGCACCGGAACCACGCTTGCGTTCGGAGGGAGCTTGCGTCTGCATGGCCATTTCAAAATCCTTGTTGTCGACAACGGGTACTTTGAAACATTCACGCGGGCAACTGTTCGTGTTCTGCTCCCGACCTTTGCAACAACCGCAAAACAACTCTCGCTGCGGACGCCGGCCCGCACTCGATCCCCTTTTTAGATTGGTCGATCATGCCGGCAGCGAGGCTTCGGCTGTCCATCCGGCTGCTCGGGGTGTCACGCGTCCTGAAATCGCGGCTTCCACGCAGTCGCTCAGACTGGCGAGCCGTACGAAGCGACCCGAGAGGCCGGGGCCGTAATGCGCATATTTTCCGGAGTTCGTGATCACGGCTTTGGTCTTGGTGGGAAACACTGGTTCGGAGATCGAGCACCAGCAAAGGTCCGGGAAAACCTGAACCCCCGCCTGACGCAACTCGGCAAGGGTGCCGTCGCCTTGAGCCTGGTCGATCACCTGCTGGCCGGCTGTCACAATCACGGCGACGCCCGGATGGCGGCGCCTTCCCATCAACGCAGTCGTCAGTGCGGCGGCCAACGCGCGGCATTCTTCGATGGATGCATGCGGGCTCCCGATCGCGACGAGTTCGACATCTGCCGGGCCGTTATTCAGCAAGCGCCACGCATCGTGCATGTCCTCGACCGTGATGCTGACTTGACCGGCGTCCGGATGGACTGGTCCGGCTGCCTCGGGCGTTATCCCTGCGATGTGCAGCATTGGCGATGCGGATGTTGTTCCGAATGCAGCGCAGAGAGCTTTCAAATCGTCTCGAGACGGACGGGCCTGGCCAAGCCCTTTGACAAGCGGAATGCAATCGGGCGCCTTCTTCCCGATCAGATATCCGATGAGTGGCCAAAACGCGTCGTTCACGGATGCCGGGGTTTCAACGTCGATAACCAGCCGAGCGTGCCGATTGATGTCGAGATAAACCCCGGATTCCGGGGCTCGCCCGGTCAATGCAATACAGAGATCCAGGAAGTCAGGGTGTTTGGCCGTGCGCGCACCGAGCACGGTGTTTGCGAAGATGACGGCATTGGACTCCGACCAGGCAATCGTTTCACCGGTTTGCGGAGCGCTGTCCAGAAGATAGGGAGAACAGGTGAAGGTTGGCCGACAGCCCATTCGCACGTAAGCGTCCGCAAGGCGTGCGGCCGGTGCGCCGAAGGACGGCGGTATCCCTTGCATTTCCCAGTTCGCCCGATCGACCGAGATCGCGTTCATCGTGGTCGGAATACGCACCCTCGCACCGAGATCGGC
This Rhizobium sp. NZLR1 DNA region includes the following protein-coding sequences:
- a CDS encoding Ldh family oxidoreductase — its product is MTETATMSISQLHELVEAIFRRAGLNAVQAVALTNVIVAGERDGCKSHGIYRIEGALRTVKAGKAKPDAIPTIAPQASSGIVTVQGNGGFANPAFELGLPLVAQAAHASGIAALVVNDVVHFSALWSEMEALTGQGLAAIVMCPSYAAVAPAGGSKPLLGTNPFAFGWPRVDKPPYVFDFATSLVARGEIELHRRAGKQLPEGWAIDAHGAPTTDPDEALAGAMLPFGGHKGSAIGTMIELLAGVMIGDLTSPEVLDYLGTTTLSPMHGELIIAMSPKAFSAGRPGDPFARAEALFEAIIGGGARLPSERRFVARAKSEREGITLTSAELEQLSRLHDKGLDAVS
- a CDS encoding dihydrodipicolinate synthase family protein, yielding MKAKIFSGVVPALMTPCKDDRSPDYDGLVRKGKELIAEGMSAVVYCGSMGDWPLLTDQQRMEGVERLVNAGIPVIVGTGAVNTASAVAHAAHAQKVGAQGLMVIPRVLSRGTVVTAQKNHFKAILAAAPDLPAVIYNSPYYGFATRADLFFALRADHANLVGFKEFGGAADMRYAAENITSRDDDVSLMIGVDTCVFHGFVNCGAVGAITGIGCVLPKEVIHMCNLSQAAAKGDPDARQRALELESALGVLSSFDEGPDLVLYFKHMMVLKGDAEYALHFNETDELSESQRGYVEQQLKLFDTWYAGWSKLPGAVEKYKP
- a CDS encoding GntR family transcriptional regulator, with amino-acid sequence MAMQTQAPSERKRGSGAKTVYELLRNDILDLVLPPGSPIDEVQLAEHFKMSRTPIREALVRLAGEGLIDTLPNRSTMVSNIDFLNLHTFFDALVLMYRVTTKLAAQYHRPADLLEIKARQLEFATAVANQDALAMIASNAALHSSIAEAGRNPYFVAVFNRILDDGRRILRLYYQSYGDRLPQQFVDEHEEIIAAIAARDADLADRLARMHAEQIVEQIQKLFARKDRFDISL
- a CDS encoding aconitase X, which encodes MTIASAPRTVLKGSATGRVVATEEALSFWGGVDPATGNVIDVHHPLHGVSLTGAILMMPTSRGSCTGSGVLLDLILTGRGPAALVFSEAEDVLTLGALIAAEMFDRPMPVIRLSPENFRLLSQAQSASIERGVITSQSLNTELPAPALADLELTEEDCKMLNGGDGPGAMQAMRIICAMAAQQGATRLIDVSQGHIDGCIYASPANLTFAETIADLGARVRIPTTMNAISVDRANWEMQGIPPSFGAPAARLADAYVRMGCRPTFTCSPYLLDSAPQTGETIAWSESNAVIFANTVLGARTAKHPDFLDLCIALTGRAPESGVYLDINRHARLVIDVETPASVNDAFWPLIGYLIGKKAPDCIPLVKGLGQARPSRDDLKALCAAFGTTSASPMLHIAGITPEAAGPVHPDAGQVSITVEDMHDAWRLLNNGPADVELVAIGSPHASIEECRALAAALTTALMGRRRHPGVAVIVTAGQQVIDQAQGDGTLAELRQAGVQVFPDLCWCSISEPVFPTKTKAVITNSGKYAHYGPGLSGRFVRLASLSDCVEAAISGRVTPRAAGWTAEASLPA